The genomic window cttcctcagtgCAACTTACGCACTGGGCGACactttcgtttctttttttttcccctacCGTCGCCATGCCAGCAAAACCGGCGCAGGACTTCTTCTCCCTGGACGCGAACGGACAACGCGAAGCGCTCATCATTATTAAGAAGCTGCAGTGTAAGATTCTGTACAGTGACAAGTACTACGATGATGTGTTCGAGTACCGTCATGTGATTCTCCCGAAGGATCTCGCCCGTCTCGTCCCCACCAGCCGCCTCATGAGTGAGATGGAATGGCGTCAACTCGGCGTGCAGCAGTCGCAAGGGTGGGTGCACTACATGATTCACAAGCCAGAGCCTCACGTGCTGCTTTTCAAGCGTCCTCGGACGTAAGAGAAAAGGAATCACCAAAGAACGGGAGCCAAAAGGCGCGCAGTCGCATGAGCGCGCCAGGAGAGATGATCGGGAGGGGGCGATTGACGGTGGGGGGAAGCGTGAAAAAGAGTAGGCGGCGCTATTGACTATCACTCAAACTGTGCACAGCGCCTTGTTACCTTTTCCAGCCCTCGCCGCTTATCCTTTCCTcacacctctcttctttctccgactgtttctctcttcctcagtCTGTATCGTGTTGGCTCTCACTGCGGTGATCAAGCTCATCGTCTCCTTTCATCATGGTGTGTTGCATGCTCGCTCATTAGTTTCTCTGTCTCACCGTTTCGCATTGCTCACCGACTCGTCATCGATCTGCCCTGggccccccttttcccagcctcctcccctccccctctctctttctgcacTTTTCCTTACCTCCGGgtttcctcccccctaccTCCATTAGACAACACATAGAGTGGTTTCTGTTCTCCGTTGGTGTGCTGTGTTGCATTCGCTGCTCACTAGTGCGTgtcttcttctccctgtgCTGTGCATTGTGGCTTCTTACGAGGAACGCTTTGTCCTGTTGATTTGGCCCTGCGAGTATTTTGCTGTGTTCCTTCAGTATTGTTTTGTTTGCTGGCGGGCTGAGGCGAAGAACGGTGCGGCTGCGTTTTTATAGCCGCCTTGGCGCGTGCGGCGACGGGATGCGGGTTTGCTGGGCGAAGGTAGGCGAGTCTTCCTGAATGCAGAAATCAAACAGACGTACTGGCAAGACGAAGATGAAAATGTTATAGCAGCAGTCGCTCGCGGCCCCCGTTGCACTGTCTATCGGTCGCGAGGGATGAGAGCGagttgcgtgtgtgcgtatgtgcacAATTCTCCGGTACGCTACAGCGGCTCGGCTGCGTTTTGCCagagcttttttttttctttcgtatTTTGAACAGCTTGCGCGGCCGTCGTGAACTGCCGCGTGGCTTCCGTACTGTGCCAGCTTCGACGGTTAAGAGGGCTGAGCGGCCGTCTGTGTCGGGTAGGTGTGCAGAGCCCGGCGTCCACGACTTGCGTCATCTTCCAGCGATTTTCTTGTCGGGAAAGTAGAAAAATGCCTCACGACAcgcgcctgcacctccttttcttctgtaATGTGTACGACAgtcgcccttcttcttcccttcccgGCGAACGATTGCCAGCGTTGCTGTGcatggccgccgccactgtcCTCCCGCTTCGTTTCTCAGAGCAGAAGCCCACCCACTAACATAGAAGTACACATGCAAGGACGCATCGGCCTCTGAGAAGACCACCTGCAAAGACAGTCAGATCGACGATGAACGGGCGCCAAACACAACTCATCTGCGTcacggtggcggctgccagTCTGCTGGGTGCGCTCAGCTACGTTGCGTACAGGCAGCTGAGCCAGGATCGCCCCGGCAGCCTGGGCGGAAAAGCGCAGGCGTCCAAGTTTCCTGTACgtgcgcctgccgctgctgccgatgcAGACGCCTTAACACCCGGACCTCAGGTCCCCATCGAGCTCCCTGCCGAGTCACCATATCTGGCAGCGGACAGAGGCAAGGCCCTGAAGCTGCTAAACGTGCTGAAGCAGGAGGCCAACATTGCCTTCCAGGAGGGCCGCTTCGAAGATGCACTGCGTGGCTATCAGGACTGCATCGAGGTTACGTCGGTCCTTGGTGCCGCAGACACGGAGGCTGTCAAGACGGAGCAGATTGTGCGTGCGAACGTGACAATGGTGTGCATCCGCATGCACGAGTACGACGCGGCGCGTGCAgtggcgacgatgctgcTACAGGACGCCGCGGTAGCGCTCCCAGAGGACCTCAAGGTGAAGGTGCTCTACAGGCGAGGGCTGGCCAGCAAGGCGCTCAACAACcgcacagcggcgcttgCGGACTTCAACGCTGCTGTGCACTTCTCAAAGGACCACCGGAATCcggtggtggagaaggagattgcactgctgcagagAGGCGATGCATGAGCGGTGTTGTGGGGGCAAACCCAAGGGGAATATGAATGCGCTTGTCACCGGTTGGAGGGGACGACATGCAGACGTACTGGCCTCTGCGCAGACTCTCTACCTAGCGAATCCCTGCAAAGTAAGCAGTTCGCTAATGGTGATGCCATGATGATACAGGTCTGTACTGGCGTGTATGGCGTTACCAATTCAAAGTAGCACTTGTGTGAACCGGGAATCATTGCTGTTGCTTCACAACAGCGTAAGGTAGCGCttggcgcgcgtgtgtgcacggcGCGGGAAGCGATTCATCCACTCACACCCTTCATACAGCATGAATGAGCCTGACTCGAGTACTCGCGGGGCAGCGCGGTGGGCTGCTAGGAACTTTCCACCTTCACCGCCCTCTGACTCTCTACGCGCGCCCTCCACTTTCCCGTCTTCCTTTCACGCCCCcttgcctcctcttcgcggttcagcacagcagcatctGCGCTTCATAGCGACCTCATGTCTTGGTTCCTGGCATACTAACTACACTACCCTCGTCAGACACACGGACTTCGACGTTAGTGTGCTCTTCCTTCATAATTAAAACTGCCGTCTTTTTGTCTGCCGTCATTCTCAGCTGCTTCTGCAGATGCTCACGCCGGTGTTCGACTGCAGTCAAGAAGGCGGCTTCGTCGTCattcgcctcttcctctccgccaTCTGCAAAGTAATGAACGCCGTCTTTGACATCCACGAGACGCAGTTTACTTTCTACTGCTCCCCGTACTACTTACGCCTGCGTTTTGACCAATGCCtgggggagggcaggggaGAGCGGGCTACGTACGACTTGGAGACGTGCGTGCTCACAGTGTACCTGCCAAAGGCAGACGCGGCGGAAGTCTTCACGAAGCTCGATAACCCGGCCTACCTCATTGCTacggagaagcagcgcgctTCGCTTATTCAGGTCCTCGGCGGTGCCAACTCGAGCGACGCTGCCACCGGCGCGGGTgacgagctggaggagaCCGAGTACGTACAATCCTCTCCGGATGCCACTGCGGcagtcggcgccgccgacaGGAGCGAGAGCCTAGCACCTGAGGAGCAGTGCAGCTACGGCTTTGCGAACGCGTTTAGTGGACTCTTCCAAAAGCTGGATACAGATGTTGTGCGCGAGGTGGTGAGCCTGCGCTGTAATCCCGAGTGCACCACCCGCGAGGAGCGCCGGCGATTGCGCCTCGCTGCGGAGATGAGCGACTTTGAcgtggatgcgctgcttTTCGCCGTCGAGGATGCCGAGGGGGAGGTAGCGCAGGTGCTACGGTACGTCCCTACACACATGAGGGACTTTCAGAATGCTCTGCAGGACAGCACTACCGGGCCGGGAAGAGAgccagtgctgccgcaggtggTGGTTGCAAGTATCCCTGACGCAGACGGGTGCGCTTCGTGTCGGTGCGACGCAGATCCgctagaggaggaggagagcacgCTTCTCGGAGGCGATGATGCGCGACCCGTCACAGTGTGGAGCGGCAACGTTGCCGACTTCAAGAAGCCActcatcgaggagctgcacccTGTTGTCAACGTCGAGCGAGAGTCGGCATCATCAGCGACGGTGGCTGGTGCGGTTGCTTCCGCTGTGTCTTCTCAAACTGCCACTAAGACTTCTGTGCCGCCTGAGCCACGCACGCGGTTGGCGATTCCCCGAGTGCGCCCGTCGCTGAAGTTCACTCGAGACGAGACAGAGATTCTAATGCGGCTAAAGCTGCCCCGGCtgcttttccctccctcacagGCAGAAGTGGAGGCACTGACTGCCGATCTTCTCTTTAGCGAGGCCTACGACGACCTCGTGACGGagggcagcggctgcagcgagtCGCTATGGAACCTCACGCAGCTGAGTCCGGCCCTTTCCTACCTCGATCCGGCCGACACGCTCTACGACGCGTGCGTCGCGTTTGCACGCCGCGCACTGGTGTacccgctgcatcgccactgtgcactgctgcagcgggtctgggcggtggtgggcacACGGCTACTGCTGGGGCGTAACTACACTCTCCGTGCTCTTTTACGCGTGCGTATCATTCTCTCGCATGCGGAGCACAAGCACCTCTTGTCGACCATCTACCTGGACCCTCTGATTGCGTACTGGATGCACGTTCCCACGGCGGACGATTGCCTGATGCGCATGGGTCTTGAGATTCACCAGCACGTCTCCCGCATAAAGTCGACGACAGTGTCAAAGTCTGGGGCGCCCGCTTTGCATTCGATGTTAGTGGATGCCGATAGAGTGACGCTCTACCCGCTCACGCTGGCGTATTTTGGACTCCCGCTCtctgaggagagggaggatgACCGGTAGGGGAGGTGATGGTTTGTGTGagtttgtctctcttctgtggCAGTGACCCGCTTCCGTCTGGTTTGGCACCCTGTGGGAGTATTGATGGCGTGTTAGGCTCCAGCAGCAAACGCCTGCTGCATTGCCAACGCACCGAAGGGTGGGAGAAAAACACTACGGAATGCCGCGCCTCCGCGTGCGTCAAGATGCCCTCTGTGTCTTTGGCGGTGCTCGCCTTCTACGACTGCGTCCGTGAGTCCCTTCTCGTCCTTTGTGCTCCATCGCTCACAGCTGTGGCGTCACATCCACATATGAAGAAGTGCTTGTGCCACTTCACGAGTGTACGACAGCGATCAAGGCTGGATGGGGTGGGTAGGCGGTCGCCTTGTCGAGGCAAGCGTGCATGGATCGAGCAATGCGGATCGCATTGCGGAGCGCTCTGTATCGCTCAAAAGGTGCCACTGTTCTACCCCCATTTGCCACGTTGTTGGTCTCTGAACTCCGCCGCACGGCCGCCCTCCATCCTCATGCGCGGCTTTTGACAGCACCTCATCCATGCAAGGTACCCCGtcaaagggggaggaggtttCATGCTGCCTGCACCTACACCTGCACCTACGCAGAGAGGGTCCATAGACCGCAGACATGCCGAAACGCGGGAAATAATGCTCCTCAGAGTCACCCATCGCCAGTAAGGCACTgctttttcccctttgctCTGTAAACAAACGCCGCTCACACAGGGGCGCACTCGAGGGGGCGCACAGTCGCGCGCCGACCATTGCACAAAAAGTGAAGCGAAACAATACCGGTATCGCCAGCTGTGTTCAGCACCATAGATGAGCTTCACTACCGCGAGTCCTCCCGTTCCCTCCAGCGGTGGAACTGCTGAGTCGACCGCCGTGGGCGGAGTACCAATAGAGGTGGCGTCCATGTTTTACACTGGCATCAACGAGCCGAGGCCCACCTCGATGAATTTCTCCTTTGACGGCCTTCACTTCGTGTCGGCGCATACGGACGACGCCGTCCGTCTCATCGATGTGGGCAACATGACGAACACAGACGTGATCATCTGCGACGCGTTTGGCGTGCACAACGTCCGCTACACCCACTCCAGCAGTGTCGTGTGTGTCGCGCCGCGGTTTCACTTGGACGGCCACCTACACCTTCTCAACACGGAGACGTCGCAGTTCTTCGGCGAGATGGCGTACCTCAACGACGCCGAGTCGGAGATTTTGCCAGTGGCGAACACGCCAGTGTACTCCACTCTTGCTCAGTGCCCGGCAACAGACGTGATaggcgcggtggtggcagccaAGGGTCGGCTAGCCCTTTTCCACCCTCTCATCTCTGGCTGCATTGCTGCGACACCGGAGCGATCTATCGTAGGCAGTAGAGTCTGCGTGCAGTTTAGCCTGGACGGTCATCGCATCGCCATCGGCGACGACCACCGCATCACCCTTCTCGATCGACGCAACCTATTCCAGGCACCGCATGTCGTGCTGGAAAACAAGCGCGTCTTCACCACGTCAGCGTCGCTAACGAGATGCAAAGGGCTCGAGTTTAGCGCCGATGCGAGTCGCTTGCTGCTCACCTCGTCGAGTGGCGAGGTTGTGGTGTACGACTGGCAGCGCGACGAGACGGTTGTGAACTACTTCCACGGCGACGCGAAGCGACACTTTCTCGGCTCTGCCGACGCCATTGGCGCGCAGTACGTCTTTCCGTATCAGACCGCCTCGCCCATTCTACAGCTCACCTCGTCCATGACTGGAGGCCGGCATCTGCTCGTGTATGCCGGTTGCCACTCTAATTCGGTGTACCCGACCCGACACGGGCGACTTCTGTATGAGCTGCAGTCCAAGGACAGCGATGTACCGGTTGCTGTCGCCGTGAACCCACGGCTACAGCTAGCGGCTACTGCAGCACGGAGCATCACATGGTGGGCTTTTCACAGCTCTGTAGTCGAGGCTTACGCGAGACCGACGCAGGCGGGCACGATTGCGGCCGACTGAGGAGGCGACAGGCATCGCCGCTGGAGTGGGGAGGGCGAAGGAGACACTCGTACATAAGTGCGATGCGCCCCGCACTtgtggatgctgctgctggctcccctctcttcccaaACGCGTCACGCAGAAGCTCCTGTTAGGTTGATTCAAACTCTAAAGCTTACCATGCGAGGCTGCCTGTCCCCGTGGCAGTATTTCTGCCTTGGGTTTACTCTGTGGCGCCTAC from Leishmania panamensis strain MHOM/PA/94/PSC-1 chromosome 32 sequence includes these protein-coding regions:
- the CKS1 gene encoding cyclin-dependent kinase regulatory subunit (TriTrypDB/GeneDB-style sysID: LpmP.32.3920), which produces MPAKPAQDFFSLDANGQREALIIIKKLQCKILYSDKYYDDVFEYRHVILPKDLARLVPTSRLMSEMEWRQLGVQQSQGWVHYMIHKPEPHVLLFKRPRT
- a CDS encoding hypothetical protein (TriTrypDB/GeneDB-style sysID: LpmP.32.3940); translation: MLTPVFDCSQEGGFVVIRLFLSAICKVMNAVFDIHETQFTFYCSPYYLRLRFDQCLGEGRGERATYDLETCVLTVYLPKADAAEVFTKLDNPAYLIATEKQRASLIQVLGGANSSDAATGAGDELEETEYVQSSPDATAAVGAADRSESLAPEEQCSYGFANAFSGLFQKLDTDVVREVVSLRCNPECTTREERRRLRLAAEMSDFDVDALLFAVEDAEGEVAQVLRYVPTHMRDFQNALQDSTTGPGREPVLPQVVVASIPDADGCASCRCDADPLEEEESTLLGGDDARPVTVWSGNVADFKKPLIEELHPVVNVERESASSATVAGAVASAVSSQTATKTSVPPEPRTRLAIPRVRPSLKFTRDETEILMRLKLPRLLFPPSQAEVEALTADLLFSEAYDDLVTEGSGCSESLWNLTQLSPALSYLDPADTLYDACVAFARRALVYPLHRHCALLQRVWAVVGTRLLLGRNYTLRALLRVRIILSHAEHKHLLSTIYLDPLIAYWMHVPTADDCLMRMGLEIHQHVSRIKSTTVSKSGAPALHSMLVDADRVTLYPLTLAYFGLPLSEEREDDR
- a CDS encoding hypothetical protein (TriTrypDB/GeneDB-style sysID: LpmP.32.3930), giving the protein MNGRQTQLICVTVAAASLLGALSYVAYRQLSQDRPGSLGGKAQASKFPVRAPAAAADADALTPGPQVPIELPAESPYLAADRGKALKLLNVLKQEANIAFQEGRFEDALRGYQDCIEVTSVLGAADTEAVKTEQIVRANVTMVCIRMHEYDAARAVATMLLQDAAVALPEDLKVKVLYRRGLASKALNNRTAALADFNAAVHFSKDHRNPVVEKEIALLQRGDA
- a CDS encoding hypothetical protein (TriTrypDB/GeneDB-style sysID: LpmP.32.3950), giving the protein MFYTGINEPRPTSMNFSFDGLHFVSAHTDDAVRLIDVGNMTNTDVIICDAFGVHNVRYTHSSSVVCVAPRFHLDGHLHLLNTETSQFFGEMAYLNDAESEILPVANTPVYSTLAQCPATDVIGAVVAAKGRLALFHPLISGCIAATPERSIVGSRVCVQFSLDGHRIAIGDDHRITLLDRRNLFQAPHVVLENKRVFTTSASLTRCKGLEFSADASRLLLTSSSGEVVVYDWQRDETVVNYFHGDAKRHFLGSADAIGAQYVFPYQTASPILQLTSSMTGGRHLLVYAGCHSNSVYPTRHGRLLYELQSKDSDVPVAVAVNPRLQLAATAARSITWWAFHSSVVEAYARPTQAGTIAAD